The genomic segment CATCGCCTCGCAGATTGCTGTCGCTCGGCCTACTCCTCCTCGCCACGTGGTGGGCAGTGCCATGCGTCAAACCGCAGGCGGCGGCCGCAACCTGGGACTTCGCTCTGATCGGAGACTTGCCCTACACTCCCGAAGCAGAAACCAATGACTTCCCGCACCTGATCGAAGATCTCAACCGAGCCCGCCTCGAATTCGTCGTTCATGACGGCGATATCAAAAGCGGCTCGAGCCCCTGCACCGACGCCGTTTTCCGAAATCGTTTCGAGCAGTTCCAAACCATCCAGCATCCGCTCTTCTATGTGTTCGGCGACAACGAATGGTGCGATTGCAAGCGAGAGGGCGCGGGATCCATGGATCCGCTGGAGCGGCTGACCCAGTTGAGGTCGGTCTTCTGCCTGGGATCCTCGAGTCTCGGAGCCAGAACCTTGCCCGTCGTCCGCCAATCCCATTCCGGCAACCACCGGTTCCGCGAGTTCTCTGAAAACATCCGGTGGACTCACAAGCGAGTGCTTTTCGCCGGCTTCAACCTTCCGGGAGGCGGAAACAACTTCGGGGAACCTGACTACCCGCTCCGAAATGCCGCCAATCTTGCCTGGCTGACCGACACGTTCGCCGGCGCCACCGCCAACACCAACCTCGGAGTAGTCCTCGTCATCCAAGCCAATCCGCAATTTGAAGTCGCGCGAACCAATGCCATCCGACGAGGTTTCAATGCATTCCTGGACGAGCTGCAGCTGGAGACCGCCGCGTTCGCAGGTCCCGTTCTGCTGGTGCACGGTGACAGTCACTATTTCCGCATCGACAAGCCGCTCCTGCACCCGCAGAAGCGGCGACGCATGGAACATTTCACCCGCGTGGAAACCTTCGGACACCCCGACGCGCACTGGGTGCGCGTGACGGTGGATCCGGTCGACCCTCAACTCTTCCAGTTCCGCCCGCAGATCGTCGAAAAGAATCGCGAAGGACGATGAGAGCTGGCTCGAAGGATCACGGCTTCCGAGCGGGCTTGAGGTGCTCATCAAACCAGGCGGCGAAGAGCCCAACATCCGACTCCCACCGATTCCAGCCGTGCTGCTGACCAGCACGAGTGTCGAGCTTGCCCACTCCGCCGACGGATTTCACTTTCTCCAGAAACACCTGAGCCTGCTGGATCGGCACCAGCTTATCAGCATCGCCGTGGATGATAAAAATCGGTGGAATCCCCGCCCTCACCGAATAGACGGGAGAGATACTTTCGGCGAACTTTCGTTTCGCCTCAACCTCGACGGGCACGTTTCCGAAGGCGCTTTTGTAGTCCTTAAGAATTCCCTCTCCCACTGCACTCTCACCCGGCTTTCCGTAATTGAGGAAGTCGGTCGGAGGAAAAAAGCAAGCGGCAGCCTGCACAGCGCTGCTGAGGCGATCGACGGGATCCTTGGCATCCGGCTTACCCGGTCCGCCACGCGTGGCGAGCATGAGAGAGAGATGACCTCCCGCGCTGCCACCCGCGATCCCGAGACGGTCGGGATCCACTCCATACTTGGCCGCGTTGGCACGGACAAAGCGAACCGACCGCTCCATCTGCTCCACGATCTCAGGAATCTGAAAACGCGGATTGGAGCCATGCACAACCGCGAAAACGGTATACCCGTGGTTGAGCAAGGGCTGGAGGACCTTGCTCGAGATAAACTCATGAGCGGAATACCAACCGCCGCTCACCACATAAATCACGCCTAGTCCATTGGGTTGCTCCGGCCGAAAGAGGTCAAGGGTCAAGGCGGTGCCAAAGGCGCGCCCGTAGAGAATATCTTCCGTGCGAGTGAATGCCCGGTCCTGCGCGTCGGCCGATGAAAGAAGAACAAGCAGGCTCAAGACGAACGACGAGACGATCGACTTTTTTGAGTAGGACATAGGCGTGTAGGGAGAACGTTGAGCTCAAGACCAGGAGAGGTCCATTAAAATGTCTCAGGAAGACCCGAAGAGCGAACGATGTGAGACTACGACATCCTTGTCCTCACTAGTAAGGTTCTCTAAGGTGCGGGTCAGCCATGCTCACCGATCAACGCCGCCGACAGGATTTCCCAGCGCTGGAATCCATGACCTATCTCAACACTGCCGCGGAAAGCATTCCGCCTCAGTGCGTCGGCGAAGCCATTCAACAATACTGGCAGGACAAGCAGCTCGGCATGAAAGGACGCGACTTCCATTTCGCCCAGGTGGAAGCCTGCCGTGAGATCAGCGCGCGCTCGATCGGGCTGGGGCTCAACGAGGTATCGTTCTGTTCCTGTAGCTCGGAAGCATACAATCTACTCGCCAGCGCCCTCCGCCTGCAACCAGGTGACGAGGTAGTCGTGACCGATATCGATTTTCCAGCGGGGACCACTCCATGGCTGAGGTCCAGCCACCACCCAGCGCTGCAACTTTGGAAGTCAGAAGCCGGCGCTCTGAAACTCGCCGGTCTGCTTCCTTTACTCAACGAGCGCACCCGTCTCGTCCAGGTGTCCCTAATCAGTTTCTACAACGGATTTCGGATCGACTGGGCACCCGTCCGCGACGCCGTCCGACGTCTGGCACCCAATGCGGTCTTGGCCGTTGACGTGACTCAGGCGCTAGGCCGTGTCACCCTGGACTGCGCCGACGCCGACATCCTCATCTCCAGCACCCACAAGTGGACCCTCGGCATTCACGGCGGATGCATCGTCGGAATCCCTCAGAAACAAGCTGCCCGGCTGACCACCACCGCCGGAGGGTGGTATCATTTGACGAACGCCTTTGAGGCCGATCGCTTCGAGCGAGCCGACTCGAAATCCGGTGCCGCCAGTTTCTCCGTGGGCATGCCAAATTTCGTATCGCTCTATGCCCTCAACGCCGCCTTGCGCTACCTTGACCGAGTGGGGATACCCGCCATCTCTGCCCATGCCGATCCCTTGGTAGCGCAAACCCATGCGGGACTGGTTGAACTCGGCCTGTCCCCCATGGCTCCGCATCAAGCCCATCTCCCCACCGGGATCGTGGCATTCAGGCACCCAGAAACACCGGCTCTGCATGCCGCGCTGACGGCGGAACAGATCCACGTCATGCACCATGCGGGGCGAATCCGAATCGCGTTGCACGGCTACAATACCGAGGACGACGTGACCCGGCTGCTTTCAGTCCTCAAAAAGGCACTAACTTAGGATGTTCGTGGAATTCCGACCATCGGACCCGAGCGGCAACGGCGCGTCCTCTACCAGCCTGGGGCCCACAGTCCCAGGTGAACACGCGCAATACCAACAAGGGCTGAAAGCCCGATCCAAGGCTCCAGCTGCTCTCGTCCTTTCACCACTCCCTCTCAGCTGAAGAAAACCTTCTCCGCGGTTCCCCGCAGCATCCAATCGCGATCCTCCAAGGTCAGAAAATCCAACCGATCCCGTATGAGCGCGATGGAATCGGTGTAATTGTGCCCAGGATCCACCTGATACGGGCAATCGCTCCCCCACATCAAACGCCGGGCACCGAAAGCATCCCGCACCTGGCGGATCATCGGCGCCAAATCCAGATAGGGGGAACTCTTTTTGCCCAGAGCATAGAACGCGGAGGTCTTGATGGAGACATTACGGTGTCGAGCCAAGCGACACAGGACGTCGAGTGACTCCTGACGAATCTGTCCATCCACACCTATGCGTGCAAAGTGATCGATCACCACGCGCGTGCGCGGAAACCGAACGCACATCTGGTCAATGAATGGCAGAGCGTCGGGACCGATCAAGGGGCAAACCGCCAACCCCAGATCCGCACACATCCGCCAAAGCGTCGCCATCCCCTCCGTGCCCAACCACGACCCCACCTCACGCCGATCAGGGTGAATCCGAAACCCTCGCACCCCCTGCCCCGACAGGTCGCGCACCACTCCGGCGAGGCCAACGGCCGCCTCATCGACAACGCCCACCCCGGAGAATACACCGGGATAGCGTCGCATGGAGTCCAACAGATAACGGTTGTCGAATCGGTAGAAACTCATCTGGATGAGCACCACCCGGCCTACCCCGTTCGGCCTCGTAAACGCCAGCAGTTGTTCAGGCGTAAAGCTCGGTGGAACCAGATCGGCAGGCCGAAACGGAGCTTGAATCGGATACGAAGCGAGATCGGGAGTCCAAACGTGGACGTGGGAATCGATCCAACCCTTGAGAGGCTGAGACCGCGAAGTCATGCATCCCGAGAGACCCGCCGCGAGGCCGAGCGTTGCTCCCTGGAGAAACTTCCGCCGTGAGCAGCTGGACTTAGCAAAAGAAGTTTGAATAAGGTCCGAATTCATGTGTTCGAAATTAGGTGGAACCCATGCAAGCCGCACATCGCCCCCGGCTCAAGAATGAAAACTTCGTGATTGAATGATCGATACCCTTTCCGTTCAATGGAGAAGGATCCTGAGGATCGCCGTGACGAACCATCCCCGATGCACGTTTTCCTAGCCATCACGAGACGAGTTCGAGAGCCAGGGCAAACCTGGCTGCTCTTGGCCGTCGGCTGGATCGTTTTCCTTGCTGGCGGACAGGGCGCAGGCACCGCAAAGGCATCCTCCACCAACGCACTTCAAGCCAAGCCGACCTTCGACGTTTCCAAAGGACGGGAGTTCTGGGCCTTTCAGCCCATGGCGAGACCCAGCTTACCGCCCGTTCGTCGCAGCGATTGGATCCAATCGCCCATCGATTCCTTCATCTTGGCCAAGTTGGAGGAGAAGGGAATCGAACCCGCCGCTCCGGCAGACCGGCGAGCACTGATCCGCCGGGCCACCTTCGACCTCACCGGCCTTCCACCCACCCCCGCCGAAGTAGCGACATTCCTCGCCGACTCGGCTCCCGGAGCGTTCGCGAGGGTCATCGACCGACTGCTCGAGTCGCCGCAGTACGGCATCCGCTGGGGCCGCCACTGGCTGGACGTGGCGCGCTACGCAGACTCTAACGGCCTCGATGAGAATGTGGCCTTCGGTAATGCCTGGC from the Verrucomicrobiales bacterium genome contains:
- a CDS encoding alpha/beta hydrolase, with protein sequence MSYSKKSIVSSFVLSLLVLLSSADAQDRAFTRTEDILYGRAFGTALTLDLFRPEQPNGLGVIYVVSGGWYSAHEFISSKVLQPLLNHGYTVFAVVHGSNPRFQIPEIVEQMERSVRFVRANAAKYGVDPDRLGIAGGSAGGHLSLMLATRGGPGKPDAKDPVDRLSSAVQAAACFFPPTDFLNYGKPGESAVGEGILKDYKSAFGNVPVEVEAKRKFAESISPVYSVRAGIPPIFIIHGDADKLVPIQQAQVFLEKVKSVGGVGKLDTRAGQQHGWNRWESDVGLFAAWFDEHLKPARKP
- a CDS encoding aminotransferase class V-fold PLP-dependent enzyme produces the protein MLTDQRRRQDFPALESMTYLNTAAESIPPQCVGEAIQQYWQDKQLGMKGRDFHFAQVEACREISARSIGLGLNEVSFCSCSSEAYNLLASALRLQPGDEVVVTDIDFPAGTTPWLRSSHHPALQLWKSEAGALKLAGLLPLLNERTRLVQVSLISFYNGFRIDWAPVRDAVRRLAPNAVLAVDVTQALGRVTLDCADADILISSTHKWTLGIHGGCIVGIPQKQAARLTTTAGGWYHLTNAFEADRFERADSKSGAASFSVGMPNFVSLYALNAALRYLDRVGIPAISAHADPLVAQTHAGLVELGLSPMAPHQAHLPTGIVAFRHPETPALHAALTAEQIHVMHHAGRIRIALHGYNTEDDVTRLLSVLKKALT
- a CDS encoding amidohydrolase, giving the protein MNSDLIQTSFAKSSCSRRKFLQGATLGLAAGLSGCMTSRSQPLKGWIDSHVHVWTPDLASYPIQAPFRPADLVPPSFTPEQLLAFTRPNGVGRVVLIQMSFYRFDNRYLLDSMRRYPGVFSGVGVVDEAAVGLAGVVRDLSGQGVRGFRIHPDRREVGSWLGTEGMATLWRMCADLGLAVCPLIGPDALPFIDQMCVRFPRTRVVIDHFARIGVDGQIRQESLDVLCRLARHRNVSIKTSAFYALGKKSSPYLDLAPMIRQVRDAFGARRLMWGSDCPYQVDPGHNYTDSIALIRDRLDFLTLEDRDWMLRGTAEKVFFS